One segment of Rhinatrema bivittatum chromosome 14, aRhiBiv1.1, whole genome shotgun sequence DNA contains the following:
- the VASN gene encoding vasorin isoform X1: protein MRGVPRSHCRTNYTMNHHFMCTVFLVLSQGVFMQGCPTGCLCNQPQTVFCMSRRSQAIPKGLPQDTASLYLFENGITALDEDSFFGFPGLQLLDLSQNKIASLQKNVFQPVSNLSNLDLSSNLLQEITNETFYGLHLLERLYLEGNRIQYIHPSAFDTLESLLELKLQKNKLHSVPQLNLPQLLLLDLSWNQIPLIKSGTFHTINIESLKVAGLGLTTLDEELFQEMRNLHELDISDNQLDKVPSTLQQLNGLTKLSLAGNAKISLLQVEDFSHLNNLQELDISNINLNTIPKDFFSFSLRLKTLTVAENPFNCICQLSWFVQWAQENGVELRRSEETRCHFPPKNAGKLLKNLEYMDFGCPTTTTTVRTTPKPVVLVTNSRFSLSDITTVPPPKSTAMQENSTPGPGPALESQTSPPIELCPPQTCLNGGTCQLDAHGYLDCACLEGFSGLYCEVKVKTTTPPITKMSTPTNQIRIKEVTGTSLKVDLHSYIDTRPLLKGIRLTYRNLSGPDKRPITLSLPASLPDYTVRALRPNSTYHICIGPLGDRDLEDVLCLEAQTAWLTQQQHAPVTQTKNSNLTLMIVPALAAVLLVIIAVATAMYYIRKRRSKAHTNAVVDLGPLQLEGVKTFPENGTLTNHTQKLTGSTPLPNGLECEVPLMQTPSLGNNNTTVLKPSYF, encoded by the exons ATGCGAGGTGTGCCAAGGAGCCACTGCAGAAC aaactacaccATGAACCATCACTTCATGTGCACAGTATTCCTGGTTCTCTCGCAAGGGGTCTTCATGCAGGGCTGCCCGACAGGCTGCCTGTGTAATCAGCCACAAACTGTCTTCTGTATGTCTAGGAGAAGCCAGGCCATCCCAAAAGGCTTACCGCAGGACACAGCTAGCCTGTATCTGTTTGAGAATGGCATCACCGCACTGGATGAAGACAGCTTTTTTGGCTTTCCAGGCCTCCAGCTCCTGGATCTCTCTCAAAACAAGATTGCCAGcctccaaaaaaatgttttccagccTGTGAGCAACCTCAGTAACCTGGATCTTTCCTCCAACCTGCTCCAAGAAATCACTAACGAGACCTTCTATggcctgcatctgctggaacgCCTTTACCTGGAGGGGAACAGGATCCAGTACATCCATCCTTCTGCATTTGATACACTGGAGAGTCTTCTGGAGCTGAAGCTACAGAAGAACAAGCTTCATAGTGTTCCCCAGTTAAATCTTCCCCAGCTACTACTGCTAGATCTCAGCTGGAACCAGATCCCCCTCATAAAATCTGGTACATTTCATACTATTAACATTGAATCGCTAAAAGTAGCAGGGCTGGGCCTAACTACCCTGGATGAAGAGCTGTTCCAGGAGATGAGGAACCTCCATGAACTGGACATTTCAGACAATCAGCTAGACAAAGTTCCCAGCACCCTGCAGCAACTCAATGGGTTGACCAAGCTCAGTCTGGCTGGAAATGCTAAAATTTCCCTTCTGCAAGTGGAGGATTTCAGCCACTTGAATAACCTGCAAGAACTGGATATCAGCAACATTAACCTTAACACCATCCCCAAGGACTTCTTCAGTTTTTCTCTCAGGCTGAAGACCCTGACGGTAGCAGAAAATCCCTTCAACTGTATTTGCCAGCTCAGCTGGTTTGTACAATGGGCCCAAGAAAATGGGGTGGAGCTCCGGCGATCTGAAGAAACCAGATGCCATTTCCCACCAAAGAATGCTGGCAAACTCCTCAAGAACTTAGAGTACATGGATTTTGGATGTCCCACTACAACCACCACTGTAAGAACTACTCCGAAGCCTGTGGTGCTAGTGACTAATAGCAGGTTCTCCCTGTCTGATATCACTACTGTACCCCCTCCGAAGTCTACAGCTATGCAGGAGAATTCCACTCCAGGGCCAGGTCCTGCTCTGGAAAGCCAAACAAGCCCCCCAATAGAGCTCTGTCCTCCTCAGACTTGTTTAAACGGTGGTACTTGCCAACTAGATGCACATGGCTACCTCGACTGTGCATGTCTAGAGGGTTTTTCTGGTTTGTACTGTGAGGTCAAAGTGAAGACCACAACTCCTCCAATCACCAAGATGTCAACTCCAACAAACCAAATCAGAATTAAGGAAGTTACAGGCACCTCCCTAAAAGTGGATTTACATAGCTATATTGATACAAGACCTCTTCTGAAGGGGATACGCCTGACTTATAGAAACTTATCCGGCCCTGATAAACGACCAATCACCCTCAGCCTCCCTGCGTCGCTCCCGGATTATACAGTGCGAGCCCTCAGGCCTAACTCAACTTACCATATCTGTATAGGGCCCTTGGGAGACAGAGACTTGGAAGATGTGCTCTGTCTGGAAGCACAGACTGCAtggcttactcagcagcagcatgccCCTGTCACTCAGACCAAAAACAGCAATCTGACCCTCATGATCGTACCCGCGCTGGCTGCAGTACTATTGGTGATCATTGCTGTGGCAACAGCCATGTATTACATCCGGAAACGACGTTCCAAAGCCCACACTAACGCCGTGGTGGACTTGGGTCCCTTGCAGTTGGAGGGCGTGAAAACCTTCCCGGAAAACGGAACTCTGACAAATCACACCCAGAAGCTGACGGGGAGCACGCCGCTGCCTAATGGTTTAGAATGCGAGGTCCCACTGATGCAAACACCCAGTCTCGGTAACAACAACACCACCGTGCTGAAGCCTTCCTACTTCTGA
- the VASN gene encoding vasorin isoform X2 → MNHHFMCTVFLVLSQGVFMQGCPTGCLCNQPQTVFCMSRRSQAIPKGLPQDTASLYLFENGITALDEDSFFGFPGLQLLDLSQNKIASLQKNVFQPVSNLSNLDLSSNLLQEITNETFYGLHLLERLYLEGNRIQYIHPSAFDTLESLLELKLQKNKLHSVPQLNLPQLLLLDLSWNQIPLIKSGTFHTINIESLKVAGLGLTTLDEELFQEMRNLHELDISDNQLDKVPSTLQQLNGLTKLSLAGNAKISLLQVEDFSHLNNLQELDISNINLNTIPKDFFSFSLRLKTLTVAENPFNCICQLSWFVQWAQENGVELRRSEETRCHFPPKNAGKLLKNLEYMDFGCPTTTTTVRTTPKPVVLVTNSRFSLSDITTVPPPKSTAMQENSTPGPGPALESQTSPPIELCPPQTCLNGGTCQLDAHGYLDCACLEGFSGLYCEVKVKTTTPPITKMSTPTNQIRIKEVTGTSLKVDLHSYIDTRPLLKGIRLTYRNLSGPDKRPITLSLPASLPDYTVRALRPNSTYHICIGPLGDRDLEDVLCLEAQTAWLTQQQHAPVTQTKNSNLTLMIVPALAAVLLVIIAVATAMYYIRKRRSKAHTNAVVDLGPLQLEGVKTFPENGTLTNHTQKLTGSTPLPNGLECEVPLMQTPSLGNNNTTVLKPSYF, encoded by the coding sequence ATGAACCATCACTTCATGTGCACAGTATTCCTGGTTCTCTCGCAAGGGGTCTTCATGCAGGGCTGCCCGACAGGCTGCCTGTGTAATCAGCCACAAACTGTCTTCTGTATGTCTAGGAGAAGCCAGGCCATCCCAAAAGGCTTACCGCAGGACACAGCTAGCCTGTATCTGTTTGAGAATGGCATCACCGCACTGGATGAAGACAGCTTTTTTGGCTTTCCAGGCCTCCAGCTCCTGGATCTCTCTCAAAACAAGATTGCCAGcctccaaaaaaatgttttccagccTGTGAGCAACCTCAGTAACCTGGATCTTTCCTCCAACCTGCTCCAAGAAATCACTAACGAGACCTTCTATggcctgcatctgctggaacgCCTTTACCTGGAGGGGAACAGGATCCAGTACATCCATCCTTCTGCATTTGATACACTGGAGAGTCTTCTGGAGCTGAAGCTACAGAAGAACAAGCTTCATAGTGTTCCCCAGTTAAATCTTCCCCAGCTACTACTGCTAGATCTCAGCTGGAACCAGATCCCCCTCATAAAATCTGGTACATTTCATACTATTAACATTGAATCGCTAAAAGTAGCAGGGCTGGGCCTAACTACCCTGGATGAAGAGCTGTTCCAGGAGATGAGGAACCTCCATGAACTGGACATTTCAGACAATCAGCTAGACAAAGTTCCCAGCACCCTGCAGCAACTCAATGGGTTGACCAAGCTCAGTCTGGCTGGAAATGCTAAAATTTCCCTTCTGCAAGTGGAGGATTTCAGCCACTTGAATAACCTGCAAGAACTGGATATCAGCAACATTAACCTTAACACCATCCCCAAGGACTTCTTCAGTTTTTCTCTCAGGCTGAAGACCCTGACGGTAGCAGAAAATCCCTTCAACTGTATTTGCCAGCTCAGCTGGTTTGTACAATGGGCCCAAGAAAATGGGGTGGAGCTCCGGCGATCTGAAGAAACCAGATGCCATTTCCCACCAAAGAATGCTGGCAAACTCCTCAAGAACTTAGAGTACATGGATTTTGGATGTCCCACTACAACCACCACTGTAAGAACTACTCCGAAGCCTGTGGTGCTAGTGACTAATAGCAGGTTCTCCCTGTCTGATATCACTACTGTACCCCCTCCGAAGTCTACAGCTATGCAGGAGAATTCCACTCCAGGGCCAGGTCCTGCTCTGGAAAGCCAAACAAGCCCCCCAATAGAGCTCTGTCCTCCTCAGACTTGTTTAAACGGTGGTACTTGCCAACTAGATGCACATGGCTACCTCGACTGTGCATGTCTAGAGGGTTTTTCTGGTTTGTACTGTGAGGTCAAAGTGAAGACCACAACTCCTCCAATCACCAAGATGTCAACTCCAACAAACCAAATCAGAATTAAGGAAGTTACAGGCACCTCCCTAAAAGTGGATTTACATAGCTATATTGATACAAGACCTCTTCTGAAGGGGATACGCCTGACTTATAGAAACTTATCCGGCCCTGATAAACGACCAATCACCCTCAGCCTCCCTGCGTCGCTCCCGGATTATACAGTGCGAGCCCTCAGGCCTAACTCAACTTACCATATCTGTATAGGGCCCTTGGGAGACAGAGACTTGGAAGATGTGCTCTGTCTGGAAGCACAGACTGCAtggcttactcagcagcagcatgccCCTGTCACTCAGACCAAAAACAGCAATCTGACCCTCATGATCGTACCCGCGCTGGCTGCAGTACTATTGGTGATCATTGCTGTGGCAACAGCCATGTATTACATCCGGAAACGACGTTCCAAAGCCCACACTAACGCCGTGGTGGACTTGGGTCCCTTGCAGTTGGAGGGCGTGAAAACCTTCCCGGAAAACGGAACTCTGACAAATCACACCCAGAAGCTGACGGGGAGCACGCCGCTGCCTAATGGTTTAGAATGCGAGGTCCCACTGATGCAAACACCCAGTCTCGGTAACAACAACACCACCGTGCTGAAGCCTTCCTACTTCTGA